Proteins encoded in a region of the Chitinivibrio alkaliphilus ACht1 genome:
- a CDS encoding Re/Si-specific NAD(P)(+) transhydrogenase subunit alpha → MNILVLQEKHAEERRVAVVPDHVPALVKGGNSVLVESGAGALSGYEDRAYREKGAQIITDRRGALKEADVLVAVRLGAADESDGVDVNLLKEGAVVIAMMDPWKKHPAFDAMKARKISAFALELIPRTTRAQSMDVLSSMANLAGYKGVLFAAELLPKLFPMMMTAAGTITPAKVFVLGAGVAGLQAIATAKRLGAVVSAYDVRPAVQEQVESLGAEFIAFDVGSAEGTGGYAAELTSEQKQKQQELMIDYVGGVDIVITTAAVPGKPSPKLISEEMVKKMAPGSVIVDLASERGGNCEVTTPGEKKVVHGVTVYGPVNVPSTVAHTASQLYSKNCTSFLNLLRTEEGELHITPEDDIVAGCMICHRGEPGNEGATEALGFKETS, encoded by the coding sequence ATGAATATACTTGTCCTACAGGAAAAACATGCTGAGGAGCGACGTGTTGCCGTGGTTCCCGATCATGTTCCGGCTCTGGTGAAGGGGGGCAATTCTGTCCTTGTAGAGTCGGGGGCCGGTGCATTGTCCGGCTATGAAGACCGTGCGTATAGGGAAAAGGGCGCTCAAATCATTACGGATCGTCGGGGGGCGCTGAAAGAGGCCGATGTCCTTGTGGCAGTACGCCTTGGTGCTGCCGATGAATCGGATGGGGTGGATGTGAATCTCCTGAAAGAGGGCGCCGTGGTTATTGCCATGATGGATCCCTGGAAAAAACATCCTGCCTTTGATGCCATGAAGGCACGTAAAATCAGTGCCTTTGCCCTGGAATTAATTCCCCGTACCACACGTGCGCAGAGCATGGATGTTCTTTCTTCCATGGCCAATCTGGCGGGATATAAGGGGGTGCTCTTTGCGGCAGAGCTCTTGCCGAAGCTCTTTCCCATGATGATGACTGCCGCCGGAACCATTACCCCGGCAAAGGTATTTGTCCTTGGTGCCGGGGTGGCGGGGCTGCAGGCCATTGCCACGGCAAAACGTCTTGGTGCGGTGGTTTCAGCCTATGATGTCCGCCCTGCGGTACAGGAGCAGGTGGAAAGTCTCGGTGCGGAATTTATCGCCTTTGATGTGGGCAGTGCAGAAGGCACGGGAGGGTATGCGGCAGAGCTGACGTCGGAGCAGAAGCAAAAACAGCAGGAGCTCATGATTGACTATGTGGGCGGCGTGGATATTGTCATTACCACGGCGGCTGTGCCGGGAAAGCCAAGCCCGAAGCTTATTAGTGAAGAGATGGTTAAAAAGATGGCTCCGGGATCGGTTATTGTGGATCTTGCCAGTGAGCGGGGAGGAAACTGCGAAGTTACCACTCCGGGAGAAAAAAAGGTGGTCCACGGTGTTACCGTGTATGGTCCGGTGAATGTTCCCTCCACCGTGGCCCATACGGCAAGTCAGCTCTATTCCAAAAACTGCACCTCCTTTTTGAATCTCCTGCGTACTGAGGAGGGAGAACTGCACATTACCCCCGAAGATGATATTGTCGCAGGGTGTATGATCTGCCACAGGGGAGAGCCAGGGAATGAAGGTGCTACAGAGGCACTGGGATTTAAAGAAACATCGTGA
- a CDS encoding NAD(P) transhydrogenase subunit alpha produces the protein MSQFITILTVFVLAVFVGFEIITKVPSLLHTPLMSGSNAISGISVVGAVLAVVLSSQITENEEVRLVALSFASLALFFAAVNVAGGFVVTHRMLQKFKPRSKGEGQK, from the coding sequence ATAAGTCAGTTTATTACAATACTCACCGTGTTTGTTTTGGCGGTGTTTGTCGGTTTTGAAATTATTACGAAGGTGCCCAGTTTGCTTCACACTCCGCTTATGTCGGGTTCAAATGCCATATCGGGTATCTCCGTTGTGGGGGCGGTTTTGGCCGTGGTTCTTTCCTCACAGATTACGGAAAATGAAGAGGTGCGCCTTGTTGCCCTGAGTTTCGCCTCCCTTGCCCTGTTCTTTGCTGCGGTGAATGTGGCCGGAGGTTTTGTGGTGACCCATCGTATGTTGCAGAAATTTAAACCGCGAAGCAAAGGGGAGGGACAAAAATGA
- a CDS encoding NAD(P)(+) transhydrogenase (Re/Si-specific) subunit beta produces MTTQELFRIIVDGGYLLAVILFIVGLKGLTSPKSAVRGNIIGALGMLTALLCAGVDAFVQLQPADTSAVGAPTITLWLGGTLVVGLAAGAILAVKIDFKEMPQLVGLLNGFGGIASVLVAAATLLIVTTMGENETVVSALATALTGIIGGVTFTGSLIASGKLKGVVSDKPLRYGGEQVVKSVVVIALLSLALFFVLDISGVERNFLFWILVGGSAVLGLLLTLPIGGADMPIVIALLNSYSGLAAAATGFVLMPPNTVLIVGGSLVGASGIILTKLMCKAMNRSLANVLFGGMGAVVEAANEDEVYEGKIKQTAADEVASLLKIARRVVVVPGYGMAVGRAVTPVRQLYEALETEGCTVEFGIHPVAGRMPGHMNVLLAEESIPYDKLVEMDRINGSFSNTDVVLVIGANDVVNPVARESGTPISGMPILDVDQAATVIVVKRSLSPGFAGIPNPLFAADNTLMFFSDAKAAMEEVLQAYKEV; encoded by the coding sequence ATGACTACTCAGGAACTATTCAGAATTATCGTGGATGGGGGATACCTTCTTGCGGTTATCCTCTTTATTGTTGGATTAAAGGGATTAACGTCCCCCAAAAGTGCCGTGCGGGGCAATATTATCGGTGCCCTTGGTATGTTGACGGCCTTACTCTGTGCCGGTGTTGACGCCTTTGTGCAGCTTCAGCCTGCGGATACCTCCGCGGTGGGAGCTCCCACCATTACCCTGTGGCTGGGGGGGACCCTTGTCGTGGGTCTTGCGGCGGGAGCCATTTTGGCGGTAAAAATTGATTTTAAAGAGATGCCGCAATTGGTGGGCCTTCTCAATGGATTCGGCGGTATTGCTTCAGTTCTTGTTGCGGCGGCGACGCTTTTGATTGTAACCACCATGGGAGAAAACGAGACAGTGGTCAGTGCCCTTGCCACGGCTTTGACGGGAATTATCGGTGGAGTTACCTTTACGGGCAGCCTCATTGCGTCGGGAAAGCTGAAGGGGGTCGTGAGTGATAAGCCCCTGCGTTATGGGGGGGAACAGGTGGTAAAAAGTGTGGTGGTGATTGCCCTGCTTTCCCTTGCCCTCTTTTTTGTTCTCGATATTTCAGGAGTAGAGAGGAATTTCCTTTTTTGGATATTGGTGGGTGGTTCTGCCGTGCTTGGTCTGCTTCTCACCCTGCCCATCGGGGGTGCGGATATGCCCATTGTTATTGCCCTTCTCAATAGTTATTCCGGACTGGCTGCCGCGGCGACGGGGTTTGTCCTTATGCCGCCCAATACGGTCCTCATTGTTGGAGGCTCTTTGGTGGGGGCCAGCGGGATTATCCTTACGAAATTGATGTGTAAGGCCATGAATCGTTCCCTTGCAAACGTTCTTTTCGGCGGTATGGGTGCAGTAGTGGAGGCGGCCAATGAAGATGAGGTCTACGAGGGAAAAATAAAACAGACTGCCGCCGATGAAGTGGCATCTCTCCTCAAAATCGCACGGCGCGTGGTGGTTGTTCCGGGATATGGCATGGCCGTGGGACGTGCCGTAACACCGGTGCGACAGCTCTATGAAGCCCTGGAGACAGAGGGGTGCACCGTGGAGTTTGGCATCCACCCCGTTGCAGGGCGTATGCCGGGGCATATGAATGTCCTCTTGGCAGAGGAGAGTATTCCCTACGACAAACTGGTGGAAATGGATAGGATTAACGGTTCATTCTCCAATACTGATGTGGTCCTGGTAATCGGAGCAAATGACGTCGTCAATCCCGTGGCACGGGAGAGTGGAACCCCCATTTCCGGTATGCCCATTTTGGATGTGGATCAGGCCGCCACGGTGATTGTGGTGAAACGCTCCCTTTCTCCGGGGTTTGCCGGCATTCCCAACCCCCTCTTTGCGGCGGATAATACCCTGATGTTTTTCTCCGATGCAAAGGCGGCCATGGAAGAGGTGTTGCAGGCGTATAAAGAGGTGTAA
- the tpx gene encoding thiol peroxidase, translating into MATVTFKGKPLHTIGNLPAVGTKAPDFTLVKSDLSELHLSEYAGKKVVLNIFPSIDTSVCAASVRAFNAAAASLENTVVLCVSADLPFAAARFCGAEGIENVETGSTFRSTFGTDYNVAFAEGQVFSGLLSRAVIILNEAGEVIYTEQVHEIGEEPDYEAALKALE; encoded by the coding sequence ATGGCTACAGTAACTTTTAAAGGAAAACCACTACATACTATTGGAAATCTTCCCGCAGTGGGAACAAAGGCTCCCGATTTTACCCTGGTGAAATCAGACCTATCAGAACTGCATCTTTCGGAATATGCCGGAAAAAAGGTGGTGCTCAATATATTCCCCAGTATTGATACGTCTGTGTGTGCAGCGTCGGTACGGGCATTTAATGCAGCTGCGGCTTCCCTTGAAAACACGGTTGTTCTCTGTGTTTCCGCAGATCTTCCCTTTGCTGCCGCCCGGTTTTGCGGTGCCGAGGGTATAGAAAATGTGGAAACCGGATCAACCTTTCGTTCCACCTTCGGCACAGACTATAATGTAGCCTTTGCTGAAGGACAGGTCTTCTCGGGGCTTCTTTCCCGGGCGGTAATCATCCTGAACGAAGCAGGAGAGGTGATATATACAGAACAGGTACATGAGATAGGAGAAGAGCCCGATTATGAGGCGGCTCTTAAGGCTCTTGAGTAG